One window from the genome of Polynucleobacter sp. MWH-Svant-W18 encodes:
- the gltA gene encoding citrate synthase yields the protein MIESDIKAKLSFSDGTPDIDLPIYKGTVGPDVIDIRKLYGQTGKFTYDSGFLSTASCNSKITYIDGDKGELLYRGYPIEDLAANCDFLEVCYLLINGELPNATEKKDFDEMVMHHTMVHEQMQFFLRGFRRDAHPMAVLTGLVGAMAAFYHDQIDYSDPKAREIAQIRLIAKMPTLVAMAYKYSVGQPFIYPDNSLSYTANFMRMMFATPCEEYKVNPVLVRALDRIFILHADHEQNASTSTVRLCGSSGTNPFAAISAGIACLWGPAHGGANEACLQMLNEIQAQGGVDKIHEFIAQVKDKNSSVRLMGFGHRVYKNFDPRAKLMRETCYEVLNELGLQDDPLFKLAMTLEKIALEDEYFVSRKLYPNVDFYSGIVQRALGVPTEMFTCIFALARTVGWIAQWEEMITDPEYKIGRPRQLYVGETSRKVPNITVRK from the coding sequence ATGATTGAATCGGACATCAAGGCAAAACTTTCGTTTTCAGATGGCACACCAGATATTGATCTGCCAATTTATAAAGGGACAGTAGGTCCTGATGTAATCGACATTCGCAAGCTCTATGGTCAGACTGGTAAGTTCACTTACGATTCAGGCTTTTTATCTACTGCTTCCTGTAACAGCAAAATTACTTATATCGATGGCGATAAGGGTGAGTTGCTCTACCGTGGTTACCCGATTGAAGATCTTGCCGCAAACTGTGATTTCTTGGAAGTTTGCTATCTCTTGATCAATGGTGAGTTGCCTAACGCCACTGAGAAAAAAGATTTTGATGAAATGGTCATGCACCACACGATGGTTCATGAGCAAATGCAATTCTTCTTGCGCGGTTTCCGTCGCGATGCGCATCCAATGGCAGTATTGACTGGCTTGGTTGGTGCAATGGCAGCTTTCTATCACGATCAAATTGATTACAGCGATCCGAAGGCACGTGAAATTGCGCAGATTCGTTTGATTGCCAAGATGCCAACCTTAGTTGCGATGGCCTATAAGTATTCAGTAGGACAACCATTTATCTATCCAGATAATTCTTTGTCATACACCGCTAACTTTATGCGCATGATGTTTGCTACACCATGTGAGGAGTACAAAGTCAACCCAGTATTGGTACGCGCTTTGGATCGCATCTTCATTTTGCATGCAGATCATGAGCAAAATGCATCTACTTCTACTGTCCGTTTGTGCGGCTCTTCAGGTACCAATCCGTTTGCAGCAATCTCTGCTGGTATTGCTTGTCTCTGGGGCCCAGCCCACGGTGGTGCTAACGAAGCTTGCTTACAGATGTTGAATGAGATTCAAGCTCAGGGTGGCGTAGATAAGATTCATGAATTCATTGCTCAGGTAAAAGATAAGAACTCTAGCGTTCGCTTGATGGGCTTTGGTCACCGCGTTTATAAAAACTTCGACCCACGCGCTAAATTGATGCGTGAGACTTGCTACGAAGTATTGAATGAACTTGGTCTGCAAGATGATCCATTATTCAAGTTAGCCATGACTCTTGAGAAGATTGCTTTAGAGGATGAGTACTTTGTTAGCCGTAAGCTCTATCCAAACGTAGACTTCTACTCCGGTATTGTTCAACGTGCACTTGGCGTTCCAACAGAAATGTTTACCTGTATTTTTGCTTTGGCAAGAACAGTGGGTTGGATTGCGCAGTGGGAAGAGATGATTACTGATCCAGAGTACAAGATTGGTCGTCCACGTCAGCTTTATGTTGGCGAAACTTCACGCAAAGTTCCGAACATTACTGTTCGCAAATAA